In Rutidosis leptorrhynchoides isolate AG116_Rl617_1_P2 chromosome 2, CSIRO_AGI_Rlap_v1, whole genome shotgun sequence, one genomic interval encodes:
- the LOC139890370 gene encoding lysine-specific demethylase REF6-like, translated as MEEEIFPWLESLPLAPEYKPTLTEFQDPIAYICKIEKVASKFGICKIIPPVSPSFKKTVISNLKQSLSSDSPNSTPTFTTRIQEVGFHRRKNFHPVQRPVWQSFKTYTLNQFERKAKKFENDIYGSSSNTDLSKLKVETMYWKAQDEKPIYVEYANDIPGSAFNEIMEQGSIGINSVKNLGESAWNLRNVARAKGSLLKFVKNEILGVTSPMIYIGMMFSWFAWHVEDHDLHSLNYMHIGGCKTWYGIPIDAAVAFEDVIRTHGYSGKISPIETCATLAQKTTVMSPEILHKVGVPCYRLVQNAGEFVVTFPRAYHSGFSHGFNCAEAVNIATPEWLILARDAAIRRASINLAPLVSHYQLLYDQALSFCTSMPSTTTTPQRSGPKENLKVEEDLVKQIFIQDVFENNELINILGNGSSITILSQEVLDFLSSTSHIPRGQNFSLFNEPANPSNMFSCVRCGIACYACCSILRPSQAVDLQSCLDRNYQRKKIYCLQHAFEVEQRLRSIGGVQWLLLCHQDYPWIEAKAKSMAKELDDGCIWTDIGYKHVNDQDTKMIQSALDH; from the exons aTGGAAGAAGAAATTTTCCCATGGTTGGAATCACTACCGTTAGCCCCAGAATACAAGCCAACCCTCACTGAATTTCAAGACCCGATTGCATACATTTGCAAAATTGAAAAAGTAGCTTCAAAATTCGGAATTTGTAAAATCATACCTCCTGTTTCACCATCATTTAAAAAAACAGTAATTTCAAACCTTAAACAATCTTTATCATCCGATTCCCCCAATTCAACGCCCACATTCACCACCAGGATACAAGAAGTCGGTTTCCATAGGCGTAAAAACTTCCACCCGGTTCAAAGACCCGTCTGGCAGAGTTTCAAAACCTACACTCTGAATCAATTTGAACGCAAAGCAAAAAaattcgaaaatgatatatatgggTCGAGTTCGAATACGGATTTATCCAAATTGAAAGTGGAAACCATGTACTGGAAAGCACAAGACGAAAAACCGATTTATGTTGAATACGCTAATGATATTCCTGGTTCGGCATTTAATGAAATTATGGAACAGGGGAGTATTGGAATTAATAGCGTGAAGAATTTAGGAGAGAGTGCGTGGAATTTGAGAAATGTGGCAAGGGCAAAAGGGTCATTATTAAAGTTTGTAAAAAATGAAATCCTTGGTGTAACTTCACCTATGATTTACATTGGTATGATGTTTAGTTGGTTTGCGTGGCATGTTGAAGATCATGATTTGCATAGTTTGAATTATATGCATATTGGTGGTTGCAAGACATGGTATGGTATACCTATAGATGCGGCGGTTGCGTTTGAAGATGTGATTCGGACACACGGTTACTCTGGAAAAATTAGCCCAATTG AGACTTGCGCTACCCTTGCTCAGAAGACCACGGTTATGTCCCCGGAAATATTGCATAAGGTCGGCGTTCCTTGCTACAG GTTGGTGCAAAACGCTGGAGAATTTGTTGTCACTTTCCCAAGAGCTTATCACTCGGGATTCAGTCATG GGTTCAATTGTGCGGAAGCAGTTAATATTGCAACACCCGAATGGCTGATACTAGCACGAGATGCTGCAATTCGAAGGGCCTCAATTAATTTGGCCCCCTTGGTGTCTCATTACCAGCTATTGTATGATCAAGCGCTATCATTTTGTACAAG TATGCCAAGTACAACGACGACACCGCAAAGATCTGGACCTAAAGAAAACCTGAAAGTCGAGGAAGATTTGGTAAAACAAATCTTCATACAAGACGTGTTTGAGAACAATGAGCTAATCAACATCCTAGGGAATGGTTCATCGATAACCATTCTTTCTCAAGAAGTTCTAGATTTTTTGAGTTCAACTTCTCACATACCTAGGGGACAAAACTTCTCTTTATTTAACGAACCGGCTAACCCTTCGAATATGTTTTCTTGCGTTCGGTGTGGGATTGCATGTTATGCTTGTTGTTCAATCTTGAGGCCATCACAAGCCGTGGATCTCCAATCTTGTTTAG ATAGGAACTATCAAAGAAAGAAAATATATTGTCTCCAACATGCTTTTGAGGTTGAGCAACGACTCCGCTCAATTGGTGGTGTTCAATGGTTGCTCCTGTGTCATCAAG ATTATCCATGGATAGAGGCTAAAGCTAAATCAATGGCAAAGGAACTGGATGATGGTTGTATCTGGACGGACATTGGATACAAACATGTTAATGATCAAGATACAAAAATGATACAATCCGCTCTAGATCATTAA